In Rattus rattus isolate New Zealand chromosome 3, Rrattus_CSIRO_v1, whole genome shotgun sequence, one genomic interval encodes:
- the LOC116895904 gene encoding filaggrin-like has protein sequence MSTLLESITSMIDIFQQYSNNDKEEETLSKEELKELLEGELQAVLKNPNDQDIAEVFMQMLDVDHDDKIDFTEYLLMVLKLAQAYYETSQKRRSQTKESGKRNKHDYKGPEERREKVQRRHRRRNSGTDGKQENERSKSPRGRGNKRQGSSTRCEESDTNRSSERENKRHHHGSNRRQRRGSNSSDRKETRSKKHREVKERNYAGIYNDGKDGQDWEVSYENCYYKTKKSNREQTEGRNNTRKEYHNESEDSNSQAGRRGTAATRHASRPEQSPDAAGRTGSIRGQQSAQRHADSAPGSTRTGSRRRGESPAGQQSPTEPGTPIQEDIFNFFSTNQNNSNQEHKEEQQVPQVL, from the exons ATGTCCACTCTCCTGGAAAGCATCACTAGCATGATTGACATATTCCAACAATACTCAAACAATGATAAGGAGGAGGAAACACTGAGCAAAGAAGAGCTGAAGGAACTTCTGGAAGGAGAATTACAAGCAGTCTTGAAG AATCCAAATGACCAAGACATAGCAGAGGTCTTCATGCAAATGCTAGATGTGGACCACGATGACAAAATAGATTTCACTGAGTATTTACTAATGGTATTAAAGCTGGCACAAGCATATTATGAAACATCACAAAAGAGAAGATCCCAAACAAAAGAatcaggaaagagaaataaacatgaTTACAAAGGAcctgaagaaaggagagaaaaagtacAAAGAAGACACAGGCGGAGGAACAGTGGAACTGAtggaaagcaagaaaatgaaCGATCAAAAAGCccaagaggaagagggaacaaaagACAAGGATCAAGCACTAGATGTGAGGAAAGTGACACAAACAGAAGTagtgagagagaaaacaaaaggcaccATCATGGTTCAAACAGAAGGCAAAGAAGAGGTTCCAATTCATCTGACAGGAAAGAGACAAGAAGTAAGAAACACAGagaggtaaaagaaagaaattatgctGGGATCTATAACGATGGAAAAGACGGACAAGATTGGGAAGTAAGCTATGAGAATTGTTATTACAAAACTAAAAAAAGTAACAGGgagcaaacagaaggaagaaataatacaAGAAAAGAATATCACAATGAGAGCGAGGACTCCAATagtcaggcaggcaggagaggcaCTGCAGCCACCAGGCACGCATCTCGCCCCGAACAGTCTCCAGACGCTGCTGGCCGGACCGGATCCATCCGTGGACAGCAGTCCGCCCAACGACATGCTGACTCAGCCCCGGGCAGCACAAGAACCGGCTCCAGACGAAGAGGAGAGTCCCCAGCTGGCCAGCAGTCCCCGACAGAGCCAGGCACACCAATCCAGGAG GATATCTTCAACTTCTTCTCCACtaaccaaaacaacagcaaccaggAACATAAGGAGGAGCAGCAGGTGCCCCAGGTTCTCTGA